One segment of Triticum aestivum cultivar Chinese Spring chromosome 2A, IWGSC CS RefSeq v2.1, whole genome shotgun sequence DNA contains the following:
- the LOC123187962 gene encoding transmembrane protein 87A, with the protein MPMPGSSSVRLAHLLVSALCCAILLCADASVHDYTGERFAGLGNAFVLNGGSEGVYASPAADSFIRFEKVAFKRTPESAAAAGKDGNLTATITAVIFEAADRGAVGGSDVVAAGARALCCTPDMAKRGACTEGSLVYRAPNSTAAAGWPRVLAASFLPGSLEAIFPDETVAVARTGMYSLRFVHCDASLDVAAEGKTIWKNSRGYGYLPGRMAPLLAFYGVMSLAFVALAAFWFLRYARFWREVVPLQNFVTVVIALGMVEVTTWYLDLAEFSESGVRPAGTTFWAATSGAVRRTVSRVLVLLVAKGYGVVRPTLGGGASAGARVAGLGAVFLAASEALEVSEHVGAVSDLDHSPTRRLFLVLTVAALDAVFICWIFSALSRTISKLKARRMTAKVETYRRLATSLTIAVAVSLGWIAFEVHFKSTDGYQSERWRVAWVIPAVWQLISFALLCAVCLVWAPSHDSARLACSDEAGDDDDGDDVEDGARPLMLRTGPLSYVENWACYVTQDAKIILRTDSGVYAKAGEEDKRV; encoded by the exons ATGCCAATGCCAGGGTCTTCCTCCGTGAGACTCGCCCACCTCCTGGTGTCCGCCTTGTGCTGCGCCATCCTCCTCTGCGCCGACGCGTCGGTGCACGACTATACCGGCGAGCGGTTCGCCGGCCTCGGCAACGCCTTCGTCCTCAATGGCGGCAGCGAGGGTGTCTACGCCTCCCCCGCCGCGGACTCCTTCATCCG ATTCGAGAAGGTCGCGTTTAAGAGGACGCCGGAGTCCGCTGCCGCGGCCGGGAAGGACGGCAACCTCACGGCCACAATCACGGCGGTCATCTTCGAGGCCGCGGACCGCGGCGCGGTCGGGGGCTCTGACGTCGTCGCCGCCGGCGCTCGCGCGCTCTGCTGCACGCCGGACATGGCGAAGCGGGGCGCGTGCACCGAGGGGTCGCTAGTTTACCGCGCGCCCAACAGCACTGCCGCCGCGGGCTGGCCCAGGGTGCTCGCCGCCTCCTTTTTGCCGGGTTCCCTCGAGGCCATCTTCCCTGACGAGACCGTCGCCGTTGCGCGGACCGGCATGTACAGCCTGCGCTTCGTGCACTGCGACGCGTCCCTCGACGTGGCCGCGGAGGGCAAGACCATATGGAAGAACAGCCGCGGCTACGGCTACCTTCCCGGCCGGATGGCCCCGCTCCTGGCCTTCTACGGAGTCATGTCGCTGGCGTTCGTCGCCCTCGCCGCGTTCTGGTTCCTGCGGTACGCCCGGTTCTGGCGGGAGGTGGTGCCGCTCCAGAATTTCGTGACGGTAGTCATCGCGCTCGGGATGGTGGAGGTGACCACGTGGTACTTGGACCTCGCCGAGTTCAGCGagtccggagtccggccggcggggACGACCTTCTGGGCGGCCACGTCCGGGGCGGTGCGCCGCACGGTGTCGCGCGTGCTGGTGCTCCTCGTCGCCAAGGGGTACGGCGTGGTGCGGCCCACTCTGGGAGGAGGCGCCAGCGCCGGCGCCAGGGTGGCCGGGCTCGGCGCGGTGTTCTTGGCGGCGTCCGAGGCCCTCGAGGTCAGCGAGCACGTCGGGGCCGTGAGCGACCTCGACCACTCGCCGACGAGGAGGCTCTTCCTGGTGCTCACCGTGGCTGCCCTCGACGCGGTGTTCATCTGCTGGATATTCAGCGCGCTGTCGCGGACCATCAGCAAGCTCAAGGCGAGACGGATGACGGCGAAGGTGGAGACGTACCGGAGGCTGGCAACCTCGCTGACGATCGCCGTGGCGGTGTCCCTGGGCTGGATCGCGTTCGAGGTCCACTTCAAGTCGACGGACGGGTACCAGAGCGAGCGGTGGCGCGTGGCGTGGGTGATCCCGGCGGTGTGGCAGCTCATCTCCTTCGCGCTCCTCTGCGCCGTCTGCCTCGTGTGGGCGCCATCCCACGATTCAGCGAG GCTCGCGTGCTCGGAcgaggccggcgacgacgacgacggcgacgacgtggAGGACGGCGCGCGGCCGCTGATGCTCAGGACTGGGCCGCTCTCGTACGTGGAGAACTGGGCGTGCTACGTGACGCAGGACGCCAAGATCATCCTCAGGACAGACTCCGGCGTGTATGCCAAGGCCGGCGAAGAGGACAAGCGAGTCTAA